The nucleotide sequence AGGTTGTAGCGCTCTCGCCGCACGCCTTCAGGGAGGTCGGGCAGCTCATCGGTGAACTGCTCGGGCTGGAAAGGGGTCACACCAGGAATGTCCGTCACCACGAAGGGGCTGAGGCTGCCGACCCGAATCACGGTGTCGGGGCCGGTCATCATCCGTACGAAGCGCAGGCCCGTGTGCAGGTGCATCCGCGAGCAGATGCCGCGTTCCTCGACATCGTAGAAGTCCATCAGGTAGCGGCTAGAAAAGTACCCGTCGAAGGGCTTTTCCAGCATGTACACGTCGCCTTCCTCGAAGACCTGGGCGCGGGTGATGCCGTCGTCGTCGGGCGTGGTGGCGGCGTCCGAAACGTGGGCGCGGCGCACGAGGGCGGCGAAGGCCTGCACCAGCGGGAGCGACAGGTTTGCGGGAAGCTGAAGCACGGGCGTCACCACGTTCTGCGCCGGGTCTACGAAGGTCGCCACGTCGTGGATTTCGTTCTCATCGTCGGCGTGGACTTTCATGGGCTGAGGGTTCACGCGGCCACCTCCCCGGTGCGGGCGAGGTAGTCGCGGATGATCGCCATGAACGCTTCGGGGGCCGTCTCGACGCCGAAACCCGCGCGGGCCTTCTTGATGGCCTCGAGCGCCAGGTCGCGGTCACTCTTGCGGACCACGTAGACCACCTGGAGGTAGGGTTCCTCAGCGGGCGGGGCCTGGGGCGGCGGCGCGGCGGGCTGACCATCCGGCGCAGGGACAGGACCAGCAGCATCTGGGGCATGCTGAGCGACGTCGGCAGTGGCAGAGACAGCAGTCTGAACAGCAGCAGGAGCAAGGCTCGGAACGGCCACTGGAACGCTTGGCGCGGCGGGCGCAATCAGGTCGTTCAGGAACTCGCTGGGCGCCGACGGAAGCACGTCCGGCAACTTCGGCGCGTCGCGCAGAAAGGCGTCGAAGTCAAATCCCGTGGCGCTGAGCAGCTCCTCGTCGAGCGGCTTCAGGAAGTCAGCCAGCAACGCGTCGTCCCAGCCGCCCAGCTCGCCAGTGCGGTTGTGGGCCACGAGGTAGGCGCTGGCCTCGGCTTCGTCGGCAAAGCTGCCGCCACGGGTCACGGGAATCAGCCACATGCCGTCGTCCCGGACTTGCACGAACTGCGGCGCGGGGCTGCCTGCGGCGTGGGCACGTTCCAGGGCGGTCAGGCGTCCGTGCCCGGCGATGAGCCGCCCGCTCGTTTCGTCAATGGCGAGCGGGTCACGGAACCCGAAGCGGCTGATGCTGGCGGCGATGGCGTCGTCGGCATGCGCCTTGGGGTTGCCGGGCCAACGGGAAAGCTGGTCGAGCGGCAGATACTCGATGCGGAGGGCGGCAGGCGGAGCGGTCTTCTTGGGGGTCATGAAACTCCAAACCCCCGCTCGGTCTACCGGGGTAGACATGCGGGGGCGCGCACAGGGATTTGCCCGAAAGGCAGCGGCGCTTGAGGTGATCGTGGGGGCGGGGATTCCGCAGCGGCCCGGTGGTGGCGACCCCTGGACTTGAACCAGGGCAGCAGAAGCGGGTGTGCCAGTGCTGTGGCCTTGTCGCCAGGCAATAAAAACCGGCTCCGCAGTGGAGCCGGGACCCTCCGCCTTCACTCGGGCGGGCTACGTTGTGGGTATGACTGGAAGGTAACGCCCGGTTGTGAGCAAGAACAGCCGTTTGGACGAACTGCCGCCGGACTCGTGATTTTCGCGGCGGCAGGCGGGTACGGGGTCAGTGGCGCATCCGCCTCACCTCCAGGGCTGGGAATCCTGAGCCAAAAAAGCGAGCACCCCCGCGTGGGCGGGGGCAACAGCTCGGTAGACTTCGGCGCAGGTTAATTGAAATTAGGCGATTTCTGCGGGGAAATTGTCAAGCCCAGAAGTAGGACTGGCCTAGACTCGCACTTGGCGGCGTAACGAATTTACTGAAAGCTGCTACCACCACCGATACGCACGCCTTGATAGTAGGCATAGGCCGCTGCATAACAAGCAGGACGCGTCAGGAAGCTCTTGGCCGCACAGATGCTTTTCATGTTGACGTAAAAGGCCTCATCGGTGGTTTTACGGTTGGCATCAGTTCGCTGATACACCTTGAGGTTTCGGTAGCCGAAGTCGTGGACGTTGCAGGCGGGGCGGAAGTCTTCACGGTAGCCCAGGCCGACGCCATCAGGAGCGCTGCAACCATCACGTGACCAATCAAGGCCGCTGTAAGGAGCCGCCGTGCCGCTGTACGTGGCGTACTGCGTGTTGTACTGGGCCACCGTTCCCCAGGCAACTGTCTTGATGTAGCTCAGTCGGTCGTCAGCGAGACTCTGACCTTGCAAAGCAGGGGCCTGCGGCAGACGCACCTCGCTGGGGCGCTCGCCGTAGGCTTCCTGGAGCGCTTGCAGGAGGCCTGCATCATTCGCGTATCGGCTCAGAATCGCTTGGCTCTCGGCATCTTGCAATTCAGGGCGAGAAGCGTAGTCGCTGGTGAGCGAAGGAATGACCGTAGCCTGCTGACCACAGCTCGCCAGCAAGAGGCTTCCCAGAACGAATGCAGCAAAACCTTTATGAGACATACAGACCTCCAAACCAAGGAAGAGCAACCTGTGCCGCTTTGGTGTTCGAACAGTAGGCCAATTTCATCAGGTGCTTATCAACTTCCCACGAGTTTGACCACGATCTGACGATCCCCAGAAATGACGATTTCGCGTGTATCAGACAGAGGTTTAAGCCACATATCCCCCGTGTTCTGCGCCTTCCCGCGCTTGCCCCAGCGCGACCAGCACTTCCAGCACTTCTTCCACGCGGTCTGTCCTGGCC is from Deinococcus wulumuqiensis R12 and encodes:
- a CDS encoding ParB N-terminal domain-containing protein, whose protein sequence is MTPKKTAPPAALRIEYLPLDQLSRWPGNPKAHADDAIAASISRFGFRDPLAIDETSGRLIAGHGRLTALERAHAAGSPAPQFVQVRDDGMWLIPVTRGGSFADEAEASAYLVAHNRTGELGGWDDALLADFLKPLDEELLSATGFDFDAFLRDAPKLPDVLPSAPSEFLNDLIAPAAPSVPVAVPSLAPAAVQTAVSATADVAQHAPDAAGPVPAPDGQPAAPPPQAPPAEEPYLQVVYVVRKSDRDLALEAIKKARAGFGVETAPEAFMAIIRDYLARTGEVAA
- a CDS encoding phospholipase A2 is translated as MSHKGFAAFVLGSLLLASCGQQATVIPSLTSDYASRPELQDAESQAILSRYANDAGLLQALQEAYGERPSEVRLPQAPALQGQSLADDRLSYIKTVAWGTVAQYNTQYATYSGTAAPYSGLDWSRDGCSAPDGVGLGYREDFRPACNVHDFGYRNLKVYQRTDANRKTTDEAFYVNMKSICAAKSFLTRPACYAAAYAYYQGVRIGGGSSFQ